The Acidobacteriota bacterium genome includes a region encoding these proteins:
- a CDS encoding glycosyltransferase family 39 protein, giving the protein MTGRLRRAVARLRWDLLAIVIVAFAVRLGYRLAQGEAAFLTDGYTFYRHLAESFLRGDGFCFGVGVDCAVRVPVYPLVVSALLPWDWLYPGLPIFQAALSAGRSLIVYGIACTLFDRRVGLIAACLTAFNPYSIAHSTALQDTALFNLLMGLAIYLLLRSREAPRGVPFQLAAGVVLGLATLTTVRLALFLPFALLWVAWPSGRGGPWRFRQAAMVSIPVVLLVGGWMVRNWSVVGAPVLTTESGLSLWTANNPVTTEFLPERSVDEIYDAAHARLPEERKRVLASQGSELAADRLLWQWAIEYIQANPGQTLIDMIRKVAWSFSGQLSPARESIIQWGYAAYSVPLHVLALIGWWLSRGNAKPVPHLLICFLFAAFAITTAVFWAHTSHKSTLHMFLGVYAAFAITRWPAVPTPSASEAPHEAR; this is encoded by the coding sequence ATGACTGGCCGCCTGCGCCGCGCAGTTGCGCGCCTTCGCTGGGACTTGCTGGCCATCGTGATCGTCGCCTTTGCCGTCCGCCTCGGTTACCGGCTGGCGCAGGGTGAAGCGGCGTTCCTTACCGATGGCTACACCTTTTACCGGCACCTCGCCGAGTCCTTCCTTCGGGGCGACGGCTTCTGCTTCGGCGTCGGCGTGGACTGCGCGGTTCGGGTGCCGGTTTACCCCCTGGTCGTCTCGGCCCTCCTCCCCTGGGACTGGCTGTACCCCGGATTGCCGATCTTCCAAGCGGCCCTCAGCGCCGGCCGCAGTCTCATCGTCTATGGCATCGCGTGCACCCTGTTCGATCGCCGCGTCGGCCTGATAGCCGCCTGCCTGACGGCCTTCAATCCCTACTCGATCGCGCACAGCACGGCCTTGCAAGACACGGCGCTGTTCAACCTGCTGATGGGGTTGGCCATTTACCTGTTGTTGCGGTCGCGCGAGGCACCGCGGGGCGTTCCGTTCCAGTTGGCGGCGGGCGTCGTTCTTGGCCTGGCCACGCTGACCACGGTGCGTCTCGCGTTGTTCCTGCCGTTCGCGCTTCTCTGGGTGGCGTGGCCGTCGGGCCGTGGCGGGCCGTGGCGCTTTCGCCAGGCGGCGATGGTTTCGATTCCGGTGGTCCTGCTGGTTGGCGGGTGGATGGTGCGGAACTGGTCGGTGGTCGGCGCCCCGGTACTCACCACCGAGTCAGGCCTCAGCCTGTGGACAGCCAACAACCCGGTCACGACCGAGTTCCTTCCGGAGCGAAGTGTCGATGAAATCTACGACGCCGCGCACGCGCGCCTGCCTGAAGAACGCAAGCGGGTGCTGGCATCCCAGGGCAGCGAGCTCGCGGCGGATCGGCTGTTGTGGCAGTGGGCGATCGAATACATCCAGGCGAATCCGGGACAGACCCTGATCGACATGATTCGCAAGGTGGCGTGGTCGTTCTCGGGGCAACTGAGCCCCGCGCGGGAATCGATTATCCAATGGGGCTACGCCGCGTACTCGGTCCCCCTGCACGTCCTGGCCCTGATCGGCTGGTGGCTGTCGCGCGGCAACGCCAAGCCGGTCCCCCATCTCCTCATTTGCTTCCTGTTCGCGGCGTTTGCGATCACGACCGCCGTGTTCTGGGCGCACACCAGCCACAAGAGCACCCTACACATGTTCCTGGGCGTGTATGCCGCCTTCGCGATCACGCGGTGGCCCGCCGTCCCCACGCCGAGCGCGAGCGAGGCGCCCCACG
- a CDS encoding SGNH/GDSL hydrolase family protein produces MLTSWFGRLLVLSLLGTMQPAPDPLRILFVGNSLTYQNDLPGMVCTLARAAGRPVVCESVAKPDASLEDHWHSGEARKAIAAGRWDIVVLQQGPSALPESRRLLIEYTKRFDAEIKQAGARTALYMVWPSQSRRGDAEGVSQSYRAAAKAVAGTLLPVGDAWREAWAIDRNLPLYAADKFHPSGSGTYLAALVAYRHLLGAPAPATPVLGGALAHAEVLQRVASQSRSAVQ; encoded by the coding sequence GTGTTGACGTCCTGGTTCGGCCGGCTGCTCGTCCTGTCGCTGCTTGGCACGATGCAGCCGGCTCCCGATCCGTTGCGCATCCTGTTCGTCGGCAACAGCCTCACGTATCAGAACGACCTGCCGGGCATGGTGTGCACGCTCGCGCGCGCGGCCGGCCGACCGGTCGTCTGCGAGAGCGTTGCGAAGCCCGACGCCAGCCTCGAAGACCACTGGCATTCGGGCGAGGCCCGCAAGGCGATTGCCGCCGGCCGCTGGGACATCGTCGTGTTGCAGCAGGGGCCGTCGGCGCTGCCCGAGTCACGTCGACTGCTGATCGAGTACACGAAGCGATTCGACGCCGAGATCAAGCAGGCGGGTGCCCGTACGGCGCTCTACATGGTGTGGCCGTCGCAGTCACGCCGGGGCGACGCCGAGGGCGTGAGCCAGTCGTACCGGGCGGCGGCCAAAGCCGTGGCGGGCACCCTGCTGCCGGTCGGTGATGCGTGGCGCGAGGCCTGGGCGATCGATCGCAACCTCCCGCTGTATGCGGCCGACAAGTTCCATCCGTCTGGATCGGGCACGTATCTCGCGGCGCTGGTCGCGTATCGCCACCTCCTGGGCGCGCCCGCGCCCGCGACGCCTGTCCTCGGTGGCGCGTTGGCCCACGCCGAGGTCCTGCAACGTGTCGCCAGCCAGTCGCGCAGCGCCGTGCAGTGA
- a CDS encoding response regulator: MTRAIYLGTLAALLVVATLSILIYRATVNGVIEQHSLQQLAMVRTGAAAVQGELRGLSAQLRQFNSIPSVQNLDVPFLAQRIGAAFGENPNGIVRYIARMDADGRLYYWSPSGELQRGSGPVEPFPPEWSWFADPANKSRTRIVGSWGRPTATPHYRSLAMPVWRTAPSGENPNPRNDFNGVVALVVDLNRLADVYLGPALSELATERLVVGVATPDFGVLLGPGRTGAAPSAGDSHNHQAAQGTSILDDVNGRRLHAWSKFEVANESWLVASSLPYSYVAALVQRTASGQLALMVALLVAVPLGGWLLARRERRLQEAQRQLERQLAESQKMEAIGKLAGGVAHDFNNMLTAILGYACMIEEDAPDNSPVRDQAIQIRRAADSAAALTQKLLAFSRRQVLQTNQFDFTMLLENLMQLIRRVIGANITVTAQAEPGLWPVLADPAQVEQSIVNLAINARDAMPDGGTLQIVARNAPRPAGERRLDGQVRPGNYVQIVVTDSGTGMDDATRARMFEPFFTTKPPGQGTGLGLSTVYGFVRQCGGHIGVTTAPGQGTSIELLLPRAPDLPPITPVPTTPPIDARPGGSRETVLLAEDEEGVRRLAVETLERGGYRVISAASGAEALQAAIAFDGTIDVLLSDVVMPGMKGPELAARVRALRPSVRVLLMSGYAADVVTSQDLEHATLLSKPFSPAQLVRALRGVLDSPLSPNPLPKG; encoded by the coding sequence GTGACTCGTGCCATTTACCTGGGCACGTTGGCGGCATTGCTCGTCGTCGCCACCCTGAGCATTCTCATTTACCGAGCCACCGTGAACGGGGTCATCGAGCAGCACTCGCTGCAGCAGTTGGCGATGGTTCGGACCGGCGCGGCCGCGGTCCAGGGAGAGCTGCGCGGACTGTCGGCGCAATTGCGGCAGTTCAACAGCATTCCGAGCGTGCAGAACCTGGACGTGCCGTTCCTCGCGCAGCGCATTGGCGCGGCCTTCGGCGAGAATCCCAACGGCATCGTCCGGTACATTGCGCGCATGGATGCCGACGGGCGGCTCTACTACTGGTCGCCATCGGGAGAGTTGCAGCGCGGCAGTGGCCCCGTGGAACCCTTCCCGCCCGAATGGTCCTGGTTCGCCGACCCGGCGAACAAGAGCCGGACCCGCATTGTCGGCTCGTGGGGAAGGCCCACGGCCACCCCGCACTATCGTTCGCTGGCCATGCCGGTGTGGCGCACGGCGCCGAGCGGCGAGAACCCGAACCCGCGCAATGACTTCAATGGCGTGGTGGCGCTGGTGGTCGATCTCAATCGCCTGGCCGACGTCTACCTGGGACCGGCACTGTCCGAGTTGGCGACTGAGCGGTTGGTGGTCGGCGTGGCCACCCCGGACTTTGGCGTTCTTCTGGGGCCTGGCCGGACGGGTGCTGCGCCGAGCGCGGGTGACTCGCACAACCACCAAGCAGCCCAGGGCACCTCGATTCTCGATGATGTCAATGGCCGCCGGCTTCACGCCTGGTCGAAGTTCGAAGTTGCCAACGAGTCGTGGCTCGTCGCCTCGTCGTTGCCGTACAGCTATGTGGCGGCTCTCGTCCAGCGCACCGCGAGCGGGCAGTTGGCGCTGATGGTCGCGCTACTGGTGGCGGTCCCTCTCGGCGGGTGGCTGCTGGCCCGCCGTGAGCGCCGCTTGCAGGAGGCGCAGCGGCAGCTCGAACGGCAACTGGCCGAATCGCAAAAGATGGAGGCCATCGGCAAGCTCGCCGGCGGCGTGGCGCACGACTTCAACAACATGCTGACGGCGATTCTCGGCTACGCCTGCATGATCGAAGAGGACGCTCCGGACAACTCGCCCGTCCGCGATCAGGCGATCCAGATTCGCCGGGCCGCCGACAGCGCCGCTGCGCTCACGCAGAAGCTGCTGGCGTTCAGCCGCCGGCAGGTGCTGCAAACCAATCAGTTCGACTTCACGATGTTGCTCGAGAACCTGATGCAATTGATCCGGCGCGTCATCGGCGCCAACATCACCGTGACCGCGCAGGCCGAGCCGGGGTTGTGGCCGGTGCTGGCCGACCCGGCGCAGGTGGAGCAGTCGATCGTCAACCTCGCGATCAACGCGCGCGACGCCATGCCCGACGGCGGCACGCTGCAGATTGTGGCCCGCAACGCGCCTCGCCCCGCCGGCGAGCGGCGTCTCGATGGCCAGGTCCGGCCCGGCAACTACGTGCAGATCGTGGTCACCGACAGCGGCACGGGCATGGACGATGCGACTCGGGCACGGATGTTCGAGCCGTTCTTCACGACCAAGCCGCCCGGCCAGGGCACCGGCCTGGGGTTGTCGACGGTCTACGGTTTCGTGCGCCAGTGCGGCGGCCACATTGGCGTGACTACGGCGCCCGGCCAGGGCACTTCGATTGAGTTGCTGCTGCCGCGCGCGCCCGACCTGCCCCCCATCACGCCGGTGCCAACCACGCCGCCGATCGACGCCCGGCCCGGCGGATCCCGCGAAACGGTGCTGCTCGCCGAGGATGAAGAGGGCGTGCGCCGACTGGCCGTGGAAACGCTGGAGCGGGGCGGCTACCGGGTCATCTCGGCGGCCAGCGGCGCCGAGGCCCTGCAGGCGGCGATTGCGTTCGACGGCACGATCGACGTGTTGCTGTCCGACGTGGTCATGCCGGGCATGAAGGGGCCGGAACTGGCCGCGCGTGTCCGCGCCCTGCGACCGTCGGTGCGGGTGCTGCTGATGTCTGGCTACGCCGCCGACGTGGTGACCAGCCAGGACCTCGAGCATGCGACCTTGTTATCGAAGCCGTTCTCGCCCGCCCAGCTGGTTCGGGCGCTGCGCGGCGTTCTTGACAGCCCCCTTTCGCCAAACCCGCTTCCAAAGGGATAA
- a CDS encoding gamma-glutamyltransferase family protein — protein MRYLLLATALGLGFSSGVGIGQVPMQDRQPAGSALRPAVMGPAGGVSTGHPLTTSAALAILLKGGNAFDAGVASLLAGGVLEQDLYSLGGEALVLVYPKKDNKVTSIVGQGWAPKAVDVDWYLSRQKTLEGEGLDPAVVPGALHASLTVLEKWGTMSFEQVAASAIGYAEHGFPMRPSTYRAIRNQLEFFETWPGNKAYWLKPDGSLYTPGETIKLPALARTLKRMVEAERAAKKRGRVAGIVAARDRFYKGDIAKEMVAFLQKHGAPFEVSDFAEYYARIEEPAKTTYRGYTVYKHGFGSQGPVMLQALNILENFDLRAMQYGSADYLHTVTEAIKLAYADRDTYYADPAFVQVPAEGLLSKAYARERAALIDPRRASTSFIAGDPLKHDSTVKQWTFWKANVESAVTPRTAGVGDDSSGIVKDTTHMAVIDKDGNIFDVTPSGGWVPGAVILGDTGIGMSVRGEQFWLDKTHANQIRPRARPRYTLTPSLVFKGDIPMMGLGTPGGDNQDQTILQAFLSIVEFWDDWYPNLHAALERPRAQTMHFYGSFWPHSAGFNQLNVEATIPDVVYNDLKARGHDVGRLRPFGMSGCATAVMIDPATGNRFAAADPRRDCYAIAY, from the coding sequence ATGCGCTACCTGCTCCTCGCGACGGCGCTCGGTCTGGGTTTTTCGAGCGGGGTGGGTATCGGCCAGGTGCCGATGCAGGATCGGCAGCCTGCCGGTTCGGCATTGAGGCCCGCGGTGATGGGACCGGCCGGTGGCGTGTCCACCGGTCATCCCCTCACGACGTCGGCCGCGCTCGCCATCCTGCTCAAAGGCGGCAACGCGTTCGACGCGGGGGTGGCGTCGCTGCTGGCGGGCGGCGTGCTCGAGCAGGACCTGTACAGCCTCGGTGGCGAAGCGCTCGTCCTCGTCTATCCCAAGAAGGACAACAAGGTCACCTCGATCGTCGGGCAGGGCTGGGCCCCGAAGGCGGTCGACGTCGATTGGTATCTCTCGCGCCAGAAGACCCTGGAGGGCGAAGGGCTCGACCCGGCGGTGGTGCCCGGCGCGCTGCATGCGTCGCTGACCGTGCTCGAGAAGTGGGGCACGATGAGCTTCGAACAGGTCGCGGCCTCGGCGATCGGTTACGCCGAGCACGGCTTTCCGATGCGTCCGAGCACCTACCGCGCCATCCGGAACCAGCTCGAGTTCTTCGAGACCTGGCCGGGCAACAAGGCCTATTGGCTCAAGCCCGACGGATCGCTTTACACGCCGGGAGAGACGATCAAGCTGCCGGCGCTCGCGCGCACGCTCAAGCGGATGGTCGAGGCGGAACGTGCCGCAAAGAAGAGAGGGCGTGTCGCCGGCATCGTCGCTGCGCGCGATCGCTTCTATAAGGGCGACATCGCGAAGGAAATGGTGGCGTTCCTGCAGAAGCACGGCGCGCCGTTCGAGGTGTCGGACTTCGCGGAGTACTACGCCCGCATCGAAGAGCCCGCGAAGACGACCTATCGCGGCTACACTGTTTACAAGCACGGCTTCGGCAGCCAGGGGCCGGTCATGCTGCAGGCGCTCAACATCCTGGAGAACTTCGACCTTCGCGCGATGCAGTATGGCAGCGCCGATTATCTCCACACGGTAACCGAGGCGATCAAGCTGGCGTACGCGGATCGCGACACCTACTACGCCGATCCCGCGTTCGTGCAGGTGCCCGCTGAAGGGCTGCTGTCGAAAGCGTATGCCAGGGAGCGGGCGGCGCTGATCGATCCGCGCCGGGCCTCGACCTCGTTCATTGCCGGGGATCCGCTCAAGCACGACTCGACGGTCAAGCAGTGGACCTTCTGGAAAGCGAACGTCGAGAGCGCCGTTACCCCGCGGACCGCCGGCGTTGGTGACGACTCCTCCGGCATCGTCAAAGACACGACCCACATGGCGGTAATCGACAAGGACGGCAACATCTTCGACGTGACGCCAAGCGGCGGGTGGGTGCCCGGCGCCGTGATTCTCGGCGACACCGGCATTGGCATGAGCGTGCGGGGCGAGCAGTTCTGGCTCGACAAGACGCACGCCAACCAGATTCGCCCGCGCGCCCGGCCGCGATACACGCTGACGCCGAGCCTGGTGTTCAAGGGTGATATCCCGATGATGGGCCTGGGCACGCCCGGCGGCGATAACCAGGACCAGACCATCCTGCAGGCCTTCCTGAGCATTGTTGAGTTCTGGGACGACTGGTACCCGAACCTGCATGCTGCCCTCGAACGCCCGCGCGCGCAAACCATGCACTTCTACGGGTCGTTCTGGCCGCACTCGGCGGGTTTCAACCAATTGAACGTCGAGGCGACCATTCCCGACGTGGTCTACAACGACCTCAAGGCGCGAGGCCACGACGTAGGCCGCTTGCGCCCATTCGGCATGTCGGGCTGCGCCACGGCGGTGATGATCGATCCCGCTACCGGCAATCGATTTGCCGCGGCCGATCCACGGCGGGATTGCTATGCAATTGCGTACTAG
- a CDS encoding peptidylprolyl isomerase, giving the protein MIRTTTVLFALAILTMFAGGAAAQAPSLKDPASLKEQAPASYKVKFDTSAGVFVVQVNREWAPLGADRFYNLVKSGFYDDARFFRAISGFMVQFGINGDPAVSAAWRNARIGVDPVKQSNKSMYITYAMGGSPDTRTTQVFINYGNNANLDSMGFAPFGEVIEGKDVVNKIHTGYGEGAPRGRGPEQGRVQMEGNAYLMKNFPKLDYIKKATIEK; this is encoded by the coding sequence ATGATTCGTACCACGACCGTTTTGTTTGCCCTTGCCATCCTGACGATGTTTGCCGGCGGCGCCGCCGCCCAGGCGCCGTCGCTCAAGGACCCCGCCTCGCTCAAGGAGCAGGCGCCGGCCAGTTACAAAGTGAAGTTCGACACGAGCGCTGGAGTGTTTGTCGTCCAGGTGAACCGCGAGTGGGCGCCGCTTGGTGCCGACCGGTTTTACAACCTGGTGAAGAGCGGCTTCTACGACGACGCCCGTTTCTTCCGCGCGATTTCAGGCTTCATGGTGCAGTTCGGCATCAACGGTGATCCGGCGGTGTCGGCGGCGTGGCGCAATGCCCGCATCGGTGTGGATCCCGTGAAGCAGAGCAACAAGTCGATGTACATCACGTACGCGATGGGCGGCAGCCCCGACACCCGCACGACGCAGGTGTTCATCAACTACGGGAACAACGCCAACCTCGATTCGATGGGGTTCGCGCCGTTCGGCGAGGTGATTGAGGGCAAGGACGTCGTCAACAAGATCCACACCGGCTACGGTGAAGGTGCGCCGCGCGGCAGGGGGCCTGAACAGGGCCGCGTCCAGATGGAAGGCAATGCCTACCTGATGAAGAACTTCCCGAAGCTCGACTACATCAAGAAGGCGACGATCGAGAAGTAG